A window from Opitutia bacterium ISCC 52 encodes these proteins:
- a CDS encoding VTT domain-containing protein: MSDGSSAKKIKLLLTATLCGGGIVFLALYFTDLEIADIKNWIQYWTDEIQTWPAILFFLMVALLPLIGFPISPLFIIAGIRFGAAWAIPFSLAALAVNLALAHWISTKLLHSTIQKIAIKWDYDIPKVGHENAKKWVLVIRLCGAPLAVQNYILGLSYVPFWPYLWVSLAAQAPVVIGIIIFGESFLTGNVGKALLGLAVLVIALVAVSFLKKRYAQPKSGSVDTSGG, translated from the coding sequence ATGTCCGACGGATCTTCAGCAAAAAAAATTAAGCTTCTGCTCACGGCCACACTTTGCGGTGGCGGCATTGTTTTTTTGGCTTTGTATTTTACCGATCTAGAAATCGCGGATATCAAGAATTGGATTCAGTACTGGACGGATGAGATTCAAACTTGGCCAGCCATACTTTTCTTTTTGATGGTAGCTTTGTTACCTTTAATTGGTTTTCCCATTTCTCCATTGTTCATAATTGCAGGGATTCGATTCGGTGCAGCCTGGGCGATTCCGTTTTCACTGGCTGCATTAGCAGTCAATCTGGCGTTGGCACATTGGATTAGCACTAAACTTCTCCACTCCACTATTCAAAAAATCGCCATAAAGTGGGATTACGACATTCCCAAGGTGGGACACGAGAATGCCAAAAAATGGGTCTTGGTAATTCGCCTCTGCGGAGCTCCTTTGGCGGTTCAAAACTATATTCTTGGATTATCCTACGTTCCATTTTGGCCATATCTGTGGGTATCCTTGGCGGCACAGGCCCCGGTGGTGATTGGAATCATCATTTTTGGAGAATCTTTCCTGACCGGAAATGTGGGAAAAGCGCTTTTGGGCCTCGCAGTGCTTGTCATTGCCTTGGTAGCTGTTTCTTTTTTGAAGAAACGCTATGCCCAACCGAAATCAGGATCTGTTGATACCTCCGGCGGATGA
- the xseA gene encoding exodeoxyribonuclease VII large subunit: protein MPNRNQDLLIPPADEIESVTEFTKKVKYLLETEIGGAWIRGEVSNLRRQASGHVYFSLKDEGSQVSSVLFRNDAYKQSVDLEDGMQVVVFGQISVYEPRGNYQLIVRLVVQDGLGKLQREFERLKAQLLEEGLFDEDIKKPIPTFPRAVGIITSPTGAAVQDFIRILKRREWVGHILVLPAKVQGEGSAEEIASMIDFAQKLSGLELLVVGRGGGSLEDLWAFNEEAVVRAIHRSDLPVISAVGHEIDFTLSDFASDMRAETPSAAAEVISSHYLELIDRFDTAADNLAYWTSDGLQTRKDSIEQLQRRLQLLSPVSRIEQSQLRVDDLSSRLASVLSSSFLEYRNRLSEAKLTIQTADPSSRIKRYRLQAQSDGHRLLAAMSSEFMEKRSRLYRAESLLRSLSPESILNRGFAIIRDDVGRPITSRKSIQSGDKVTAEFKDGEANLLGE, encoded by the coding sequence ATGCCCAACCGAAATCAGGATCTGTTGATACCTCCGGCGGATGAAATTGAGTCCGTTACTGAGTTTACCAAGAAGGTAAAGTACCTGCTCGAAACTGAAATCGGTGGTGCTTGGATACGGGGTGAGGTTTCAAACCTCAGGCGCCAAGCAAGTGGCCACGTTTACTTCTCGCTTAAAGATGAGGGGAGTCAGGTATCTTCTGTTTTATTTCGCAATGATGCTTACAAGCAAAGCGTTGATTTGGAGGATGGTATGCAAGTGGTCGTCTTTGGGCAAATCAGTGTCTACGAACCTCGGGGTAATTATCAACTGATCGTTCGCCTGGTAGTGCAAGATGGGTTGGGTAAGCTGCAACGTGAATTTGAACGATTGAAAGCGCAGCTCCTTGAAGAAGGACTTTTCGACGAAGACATAAAAAAGCCAATTCCGACTTTTCCAAGAGCGGTTGGAATCATCACTTCTCCAACAGGAGCCGCCGTTCAGGATTTTATTCGGATCCTAAAACGTCGGGAGTGGGTTGGACACATCCTCGTGCTACCGGCAAAAGTGCAGGGGGAAGGTTCGGCCGAGGAGATCGCCAGCATGATCGACTTTGCGCAAAAGCTCTCTGGTTTGGAACTCTTGGTGGTTGGGCGTGGAGGTGGAAGCTTGGAAGACCTGTGGGCGTTCAACGAGGAAGCCGTTGTTAGAGCTATTCATCGATCGGACCTGCCTGTCATTTCGGCTGTGGGTCATGAGATTGATTTTACACTATCAGACTTCGCATCCGATATGAGGGCTGAAACCCCTTCAGCGGCTGCAGAAGTGATAAGCAGTCACTATCTGGAATTAATCGATCGCTTTGATACGGCTGCCGACAATTTGGCCTATTGGACGAGCGATGGCCTGCAAACGAGAAAGGACTCGATCGAGCAGCTTCAACGTCGGCTGCAGTTACTGTCCCCGGTTAGCCGGATTGAGCAATCCCAGTTAAGGGTCGACGATCTTTCCAGTCGGCTTGCGTCAGTTTTGAGCTCCTCATTTTTGGAATATCGGAACCGATTATCGGAGGCCAAGCTGACCATCCAGACTGCCGATCCCAGTTCCAGGATCAAGCGATACCGACTGCAGGCTCAATCGGATGGGCATCGATTGCTCGCAGCTATGAGCTCGGAATTTATGGAAAAGAGAAGCCGCCTCTATCGGGCGGAATCGTTGCTGCGTTCTCTGAGTCCGGAATCTATTTTAAACCGGGGCTTTGCCATTATTCGCGACGATGTAGGTCGTCCAATTACGTCTAGGAAATCCATTCAATCCGGAGATAAAGTCACCGCAGAATTCAAAGACGGTGAAGCGAACTTGCTTGGGGAATAG
- a CDS encoding Gfo/Idh/MocA family oxidoreductase: protein MGMVGGGRGAFIGAVHRMAANLDGKIELVAGCFSSKARTSKLSGKDFFLDPKRVYTSYEDMAKKEAALPADQRIDFVSIVVRNNLHVPVAKAFLNAGINVICDKPLGINLKEAKALKKVVEKTGKVFALTHNYTGYPMVKEAKEFVKKGKLGRILKVVVEYPQGYAVGDVDRKGPTKINSWRTDPNVSGASNCMGDIGTHAENLVHYITGLEIDELCAELTAFIPGRELDDDGNVLIRYKGGAKGILYASQISNGDENALTIRAYGTKSSLEWHQEDPNELIIKYADKPRQILRRGNDYLGKAAQNNSRTPFAHPEGFIEAFANVYLGAAEAIWDEVNGKKPKKSYDFPTIDDGIYGMAFIESVVKSSKSKTKWTKFPKL from the coding sequence ATGGGAATGGTTGGCGGAGGCCGTGGAGCCTTCATCGGTGCTGTTCATCGCATGGCAGCAAACCTGGATGGTAAGATTGAACTCGTCGCAGGGTGCTTCTCATCTAAAGCCAGAACTTCAAAATTGTCCGGCAAGGATTTCTTTCTCGATCCGAAGCGCGTGTATACCTCCTACGAGGACATGGCGAAAAAGGAAGCAGCTCTACCAGCTGACCAAAGGATCGACTTCGTGAGTATTGTTGTTCGCAACAACCTTCATGTGCCTGTTGCCAAAGCGTTTCTGAATGCGGGGATCAATGTGATCTGCGACAAGCCACTCGGTATTAATCTGAAGGAAGCCAAGGCACTCAAGAAAGTCGTTGAGAAAACCGGGAAGGTATTTGCGCTCACGCATAACTACACCGGATATCCGATGGTGAAGGAAGCCAAGGAGTTTGTTAAGAAGGGTAAATTAGGCCGCATCCTCAAAGTCGTCGTCGAATACCCACAGGGTTATGCGGTTGGCGATGTGGATCGAAAGGGCCCAACCAAAATAAATTCTTGGCGAACCGACCCAAATGTATCGGGTGCATCCAATTGCATGGGAGACATCGGAACTCATGCAGAGAATTTGGTCCACTACATCACCGGCCTGGAAATTGACGAACTCTGTGCTGAGCTCACAGCCTTTATCCCTGGCCGTGAACTGGATGATGATGGCAATGTGCTCATCCGCTACAAGGGAGGTGCCAAGGGAATCCTTTATGCTTCTCAAATCTCCAATGGAGACGAAAACGCACTCACGATCCGCGCCTACGGTACTAAATCATCTCTTGAGTGGCATCAGGAAGATCCCAATGAGCTTATCATTAAGTATGCAGATAAACCGCGTCAGATTCTTCGCCGCGGAAACGACTACTTAGGAAAAGCCGCGCAAAACAATTCACGAACTCCCTTTGCTCACCCAGAAGGATTCATTGAAGCGTTTGCGAATGTGTATCTGGGAGCAGCCGAAGCCATTTGGGATGAAGTAAATGGAAAGAAGCCCAAGAAGTCCTATGACTTTCCAACCATTGATGATGGTATCTACGGAATGGCCTTTATTGAGTCCGTTGTGAAGTCCAGCAAATCTAAGACTAAGTGGACGAAGTTTCCTAAACTGTAG
- a CDS encoding Gfo/Idh/MocA family oxidoreductase, which produces MSTKVGVIGAGGMAQYHIAGFRQAGAEVVAIADMHEPAAQAAAEKYGIPTALGSVEAILAMEELDAISVIVPNKFHAPLVIQVLESGKHAFCEKPPAINADQVADMKAAAEKAGKTVMFNFNNRARPESYAMKQYIADGAVGKINSAQAKWIRRTGIPGLGGWFTTKALAGGGPLIDLLHMVDLAMFLMDYPEPAYVLGATFDDFITDKNFKGPWGIPDNADGTTDVESAAHGFVSFKTGQVLSMQVSWAEMVKREEVSVVFQGTGAGGKIERLFGSDGLDETCIDSCELYVQEGGNSVNREVIVEACEDMGRSRSAANFVATIEGKEEPLNTVDQAHSLMKVIDALYESANTGKPVEC; this is translated from the coding sequence ATGAGCACAAAAGTAGGAGTCATTGGAGCCGGAGGTATGGCTCAATATCATATTGCCGGTTTCCGCCAAGCGGGAGCAGAAGTCGTCGCTATTGCCGACATGCATGAACCAGCCGCACAAGCAGCAGCTGAAAAATACGGGATCCCCACAGCACTAGGAAGTGTTGAAGCGATCTTGGCGATGGAGGAGCTGGATGCTATTTCCGTAATTGTACCCAATAAGTTTCACGCACCCCTGGTGATCCAGGTGTTGGAATCCGGAAAGCACGCGTTCTGCGAAAAGCCACCAGCCATCAATGCAGATCAAGTAGCGGACATGAAAGCCGCTGCCGAGAAAGCAGGTAAAACGGTGATGTTTAACTTCAACAACCGGGCCCGCCCAGAATCCTACGCCATGAAGCAGTACATCGCAGATGGCGCGGTGGGTAAAATCAACTCGGCCCAAGCGAAGTGGATTCGCCGCACCGGCATTCCCGGTTTAGGAGGATGGTTTACCACAAAAGCACTCGCTGGTGGAGGCCCATTGATCGATCTACTTCACATGGTCGACCTGGCCATGTTCTTAATGGATTACCCAGAACCGGCATACGTTCTCGGAGCAACATTCGACGATTTCATCACAGACAAGAACTTCAAAGGCCCCTGGGGCATTCCTGACAACGCCGATGGAACCACAGATGTTGAAAGCGCCGCTCACGGATTTGTAAGTTTCAAGACCGGTCAAGTTTTGTCCATGCAAGTCTCCTGGGCAGAAATGGTGAAACGCGAGGAAGTATCGGTCGTATTCCAAGGCACTGGAGCCGGTGGAAAGATCGAGCGCCTCTTCGGTTCAGACGGCCTCGACGAAACTTGCATCGATAGCTGTGAGCTCTACGTGCAAGAAGGCGGAAACTCTGTAAATCGCGAAGTGATTGTGGAAGCCTGTGAAGACATGGGGCGTTCCCGTTCGGCTGCTAACTTTGTCGCTACTATTGAAGGCAAGGAAGAGCCACTCAACACCGTGGACCAGGCACACTCTTTGATGAAGGTCATCGATGCTCTTTACGAATCAGCAAACACCGGCAAGCCGGTTGAGTGCTAA
- a CDS encoding sugar phosphate isomerase/epimerase, with translation MPRTCTLFTGQWADLPLEELAPKAKAMGYDGLELACWGDHFDIRQANRSKKYLKEKWELLSDNGLTCYAISNHLTGQAICDLVDERHQAILTEQVWGDGKPEGVRKRAARDMIAAGKACRKFMDLKPGRKKKDDFPAVVNGFTGSSIWHMLYAFPPTTQEMYEKGFQDFAKRFTPILDAFDAVNVNFALEVHPTEIAFDIASAARAIDAVKGHKRFGFNYDPSHLGYQGVDYVKFIREFPDRIYHAHMKDVWWSHGDGSVGVFGGHTDFTDPRRFWDFRSLGHGDINFEEIIVALNDIGYAGPLSVEWEDGRMDRFHGAEEAAAFVKSVDFKPNEMAFDAAFDKSNQ, from the coding sequence ATGCCTAGAACATGCACCCTATTCACTGGCCAATGGGCGGACCTGCCCTTGGAAGAGCTAGCACCCAAAGCGAAGGCGATGGGTTACGATGGTCTCGAACTCGCCTGCTGGGGAGATCACTTCGACATCCGTCAAGCCAACCGCAGTAAAAAGTACCTGAAAGAGAAATGGGAGCTACTCTCCGACAACGGTCTTACCTGCTACGCAATATCCAACCACCTCACGGGTCAGGCCATTTGTGATTTGGTTGATGAACGCCATCAGGCGATCCTCACCGAACAAGTCTGGGGCGACGGAAAACCAGAGGGTGTTCGCAAACGTGCTGCTCGCGATATGATTGCAGCCGGTAAAGCCTGCCGAAAATTTATGGACCTGAAACCAGGCCGCAAAAAGAAGGATGACTTCCCGGCCGTTGTGAATGGATTTACAGGATCCAGTATCTGGCACATGCTCTACGCATTTCCACCAACCACACAGGAAATGTATGAAAAGGGTTTCCAGGACTTTGCGAAACGCTTCACACCCATCCTGGATGCATTCGATGCTGTGAACGTAAACTTTGCACTCGAAGTTCACCCAACGGAAATTGCCTTCGACATTGCCTCTGCAGCACGTGCCATCGATGCAGTTAAAGGACACAAACGTTTTGGATTTAACTACGATCCATCTCACCTGGGTTATCAGGGAGTTGATTACGTGAAGTTTATCCGAGAATTCCCGGACAGAATTTACCACGCCCACATGAAGGATGTTTGGTGGAGTCATGGTGACGGAAGCGTAGGCGTGTTTGGCGGTCACACTGACTTTACTGATCCTCGCCGTTTCTGGGACTTCCGTTCACTCGGACATGGTGACATCAATTTCGAAGAAATCATTGTTGCACTAAACGACATAGGTTACGCAGGACCTCTTTCGGTTGAATGGGAAGACGGTCGCATGGATCGATTCCATGGCGCAGAGGAAGCAGCCGCTTTCGTAAAGTCGGTCGATTTCAAGCCCAACGAAATGGCGTTTGATGCGGCTTTCGACAAGTCGAACCAATAG
- a CDS encoding Fpg/Nei family DNA glycosylase, which produces MPELAEVDYFRKQWNPGLGQKVVQVITHPWTRLYRGESPLELVKGLAGASFVSSETHGKQMLFRTDNHGWLGIHLGMTGELLFTHETPIDDRYAHLVLQTEEGALVFNDPRQFGRVRFALGIDPPDWWADLPSQVLDHQFTFAYFSALLERRKGSQLKPLLLMQDLFPGIGNWMADEILWRARLAPNRRVKSLNESERRILFKGVRYVAKHSLRILGDDWGDFPDSWLFNHRWKAGGTCPKSKQPLSRDTIGGRTTCWSPALQL; this is translated from the coding sequence ATGCCGGAACTTGCCGAAGTAGATTACTTTCGAAAACAGTGGAACCCTGGCCTGGGGCAAAAGGTTGTTCAGGTCATTACGCATCCATGGACTCGCTTGTATCGTGGGGAGTCGCCGTTGGAGTTAGTTAAGGGATTGGCCGGTGCAAGCTTTGTATCATCCGAAACACACGGTAAGCAAATGCTATTCCGAACAGACAACCATGGGTGGCTAGGTATCCATTTGGGCATGACAGGAGAGCTGTTGTTCACTCATGAGACTCCTATTGATGATCGGTATGCGCATCTGGTGTTGCAAACGGAAGAGGGAGCTTTGGTCTTCAACGACCCCAGGCAATTTGGTCGAGTTAGGTTTGCATTGGGAATCGATCCACCCGATTGGTGGGCTGATTTGCCATCCCAGGTTCTAGACCATCAATTCACCTTTGCCTATTTTAGCGCTTTGCTCGAAAGGAGAAAGGGCAGTCAGCTAAAACCGCTGCTGCTCATGCAGGATCTTTTTCCAGGGATCGGAAATTGGATGGCGGACGAAATCCTTTGGCGTGCACGATTAGCCCCGAACCGTCGGGTCAAAAGTCTAAACGAAAGCGAGCGTCGCATCTTATTCAAGGGAGTTCGTTATGTGGCCAAACATTCGCTCCGGATCTTAGGCGATGATTGGGGAGATTTCCCCGACTCCTGGTTGTTTAATCATCGCTGGAAGGCTGGCGGCACCTGTCCCAAGAGTAAGCAGCCGCTAAGCCGCGATACGATTGGCGGTCGTACCACCTGCTGGTCACCCGCTCTTCAGCTGTAG
- a CDS encoding DUF1343 domain-containing protein: MTVSSVGAASKILMGIDVLEKNRFSILQGKRVGLLTHKAGVNRNGVSSIDVLHKAPQVHLRSLYGPEHGIDGVAEAEVKIKNGIHRRTGLPVYSLYGEYRKPAPSMLQGIDVMVVDLQDVGVRSYTYVACMKLTMEACFENGKEVIVLDRPNPLGGIKVDGPMLEKVWESYVGPFPTPYVHGLTIGEIARMAKATPGWLDLVDSVRQRGRLTVIPMQGWKRNMLWPSTGLKWIATSPNIPDLSAVLGYPMTGLGAQVGGFRHGIGSKYPFRMLTFPGVSPQRLQQRLTQMRIPGLRFQQKEFIKSNGQREVGVYTTVTEFDSLRPTELSFYMMKLTAEFNGSNPFQNVTFSTERLFNKHVGSTAWWKAISTEGSRVNVAGWVALWEKQALAYRETTRRYWLYK, translated from the coding sequence ATGACCGTCAGTTCCGTAGGAGCGGCGTCCAAGATCCTGATGGGAATCGATGTCCTGGAGAAGAATCGGTTTTCCATTCTACAAGGAAAGCGGGTGGGCCTGTTGACGCACAAGGCAGGAGTGAATCGGAATGGCGTGAGTAGCATCGATGTGCTCCACAAAGCTCCTCAAGTTCACCTACGCTCGCTCTATGGTCCCGAGCATGGAATCGATGGCGTCGCGGAGGCTGAGGTGAAAATCAAGAATGGCATTCATCGCCGAACGGGACTCCCGGTCTACTCACTTTATGGCGAATACCGGAAGCCCGCTCCGTCCATGCTTCAGGGGATCGATGTGATGGTGGTGGACCTACAGGATGTAGGGGTTCGTTCCTACACCTATGTTGCGTGCATGAAACTGACTATGGAAGCTTGTTTCGAAAATGGGAAAGAAGTCATAGTCCTCGATCGGCCCAACCCACTTGGCGGGATTAAGGTGGACGGACCCATGCTCGAAAAAGTGTGGGAAAGCTACGTCGGCCCCTTCCCTACTCCATATGTCCATGGCCTAACCATAGGCGAAATTGCACGAATGGCCAAAGCCACTCCTGGCTGGCTGGATTTAGTCGATTCCGTTCGTCAACGAGGACGACTAACGGTGATTCCCATGCAGGGATGGAAACGAAATATGCTATGGCCAAGCACCGGGCTCAAATGGATAGCCACTTCGCCAAACATCCCTGACTTGTCGGCGGTGCTGGGTTACCCCATGACGGGGCTCGGAGCTCAAGTTGGAGGCTTCCGTCACGGGATCGGTTCCAAGTATCCTTTTAGGATGCTCACCTTCCCAGGGGTTTCCCCCCAACGACTTCAACAGCGCCTTACTCAGATGCGAATTCCCGGACTACGGTTCCAGCAAAAGGAATTTATCAAATCCAATGGTCAACGAGAAGTGGGTGTCTATACCACCGTCACCGAGTTTGATAGCCTGCGCCCGACCGAACTCAGCTTCTATATGATGAAACTGACCGCCGAGTTTAATGGTTCGAATCCTTTTCAGAATGTCACTTTCTCCACCGAGCGCTTGTTCAACAAACATGTGGGTTCAACGGCTTGGTGGAAGGCCATCTCAACAGAAGGCTCTCGAGTCAATGTGGCGGGTTGGGTCGCCCTCTGGGAAAAGCAGGCTTTGGCCTATCGGGAAACAACCAGGCGGTATTGGTTGTATAAGTAG
- a CDS encoding DUF2062 domain-containing protein translates to MARENRRLRIRKLLRLRWLLRWMPSKRSLGKMPVLKQFGAHLQRRKYLWSFKENRVAPAIFLGSVIAFLPIFGVQLLTVVALAVLLKVNLPVIAGLQFVSNPLTLVPIYLANYKVGSWILQGIGFAEKGAENLVHGVNSTMVGGVVLGTVFGLVMYGFYLIRIKRGFRTSEVAL, encoded by the coding sequence ATGGCACGTGAAAACAGACGCCTTCGCATACGAAAATTGCTACGTCTTCGTTGGTTGCTGCGCTGGATGCCGAGTAAGCGTTCCCTGGGGAAAATGCCTGTGTTGAAGCAGTTTGGAGCACACTTGCAAAGACGAAAGTACCTCTGGTCATTCAAGGAAAACCGAGTTGCTCCTGCCATTTTTCTGGGTTCGGTCATCGCCTTTCTTCCGATCTTTGGGGTGCAACTTCTAACCGTGGTCGCATTGGCCGTTTTGTTGAAGGTAAACCTTCCGGTCATCGCAGGCCTTCAATTTGTATCCAACCCATTGACCTTAGTTCCCATTTACTTGGCGAATTACAAAGTCGGATCCTGGATCCTACAGGGAATCGGGTTTGCTGAAAAGGGGGCTGAAAACCTTGTCCACGGTGTCAATTCTACCATGGTAGGCGGTGTCGTCCTGGGGACGGTTTTCGGCCTAGTGATGTATGGGTTCTATCTGATCAGGATCAAACGGGGTTTTCGCACTTCTGAGGTTGCCCTCTAA
- a CDS encoding glycerate kinase, with product MNVLICFDKFKDSMEAHEAGQIVESALSKTHPNWIIDTVALADGGEGFCEILTNSLKGALENHTVPGSILNPIEANLGWVAGEQLSQETRTDWKLNDQSKVAIIEMAQATGLQELPIDKRDCWKTSSFGTGQLIKLAVEAGAETILLGVGGSSTNDLGLGVLESLGLEFYDLNGERLISARPELWHKIDHLGGSLPKNLPPFKIACDVENPVFGPNGAAAIFGPQKGLKQEDHSRIEAEGQRIARLLCDYLDKPWSLTEVPGSGAAGGITFGLSTACEVELLPGFDLVAQWLNLPDKISACDWLITGEGKFDASSLQGKGPGTLAQTALTEGKRVTIMAGRIEVDKSFFSNPIDLIEISPRKLPLEEALIMGPKNLSRTVKNLET from the coding sequence ATGAACGTCCTGATCTGCTTCGATAAATTTAAGGACTCCATGGAAGCTCATGAGGCCGGGCAAATCGTTGAATCTGCACTGTCGAAAACACATCCCAATTGGATCATTGATACAGTGGCCCTTGCAGATGGCGGTGAAGGGTTTTGTGAAATCCTGACTAACTCACTCAAGGGGGCACTAGAAAATCACACCGTACCAGGTTCGATCCTAAACCCTATCGAAGCTAATTTGGGTTGGGTAGCAGGAGAACAATTGAGCCAAGAGACCCGAACCGATTGGAAGCTCAACGACCAAAGTAAAGTCGCCATCATTGAAATGGCACAAGCAACTGGACTACAAGAGTTGCCAATCGATAAACGAGATTGTTGGAAAACAAGCTCCTTCGGAACCGGTCAACTCATCAAACTAGCAGTAGAGGCAGGCGCAGAAACGATCCTCCTTGGTGTTGGAGGCAGTTCAACCAACGACCTTGGGCTCGGAGTCCTCGAATCTCTCGGACTCGAATTCTATGACCTCAATGGCGAACGCCTGATCTCGGCTCGCCCCGAGCTCTGGCATAAAATCGATCATCTCGGTGGCTCACTGCCAAAAAACCTGCCCCCCTTCAAAATCGCCTGTGACGTGGAGAACCCAGTATTCGGTCCTAATGGAGCAGCAGCCATCTTCGGGCCACAAAAAGGGCTGAAGCAAGAGGATCACTCTCGCATCGAAGCCGAAGGACAACGCATCGCCCGGCTCCTTTGTGATTACTTAGACAAACCCTGGAGCCTCACCGAAGTACCCGGTAGCGGAGCTGCCGGCGGCATCACCTTCGGCCTCAGCACAGCTTGTGAAGTGGAACTTCTCCCAGGTTTCGACCTCGTAGCCCAATGGCTCAACCTACCAGATAAAATCTCAGCCTGCGACTGGCTTATTACCGGCGAGGGCAAATTCGATGCAAGCTCTCTCCAAGGCAAAGGGCCAGGGACACTTGCCCAAACTGCACTTACTGAAGGCAAACGAGTCACCATCATGGCCGGCCGTATTGAAGTAGATAAAAGCTTCTTTTCCAATCCCATCGATCTGATTGAAATTTCTCCTCGAAAGCTTCCGTTAGAGGAGGCCTTAATTATGGGACCCAAAAACCTTTCCCGCACAGTTAAAAATCTGGAGACATAA